From the genome of Streptomyces sp. NBC_01116, one region includes:
- a CDS encoding urease subunit alpha, giving the protein MPDLKRSVYADLFGPTTGDRIRLADTDLLVEIEEDRSGGPGHAGDEAVFGGGKVIRESMGQARTTRAEGAPDTVITGAVVIDHWGVVKADIGIRDGRITGIGKAGNPDTMDGVHPDLVIGPETEIIAGNGKLLTAGAVDAHVHFISPTLIDQALSSGITTLVGGGTGPAEGSKATTVTPGPWHLARMFEALETFPVNIGLLGKGNTMSQEAMHSQLRGGALGFKIHEDWGATPAVIDACLTVCERTGAQLAIHTDTLNEAGFVADTLAAIAGRTIHAYHTEGAGGGHAPDIIGVVSEPYVLPSSTNPTRPHTVNTIEEHLDMLMVCHHLNPAVPEDLAFAESRIRPSTIAAEDILHDLGAISIISSDSQAMGRIGEVVLRTWQTAHVMKKRRGALPGDGRADNHRVRRYVAKYTINPAVAQGLDREIGSVETGKLADLVLWDPAFFGVKPQTVIKGGQIAYAQMGDANASIPTPQPVLPRPMFGALGRAAAHSSFNFVSAAAIEDGLPERLALHKRFVPITSTRGVTKADMRENDAVPQVHVDPDSFAVTIDGDPVEPAPAAELPMAQRYFLF; this is encoded by the coding sequence ATGCCTGACCTCAAGAGATCCGTGTACGCCGACCTGTTCGGGCCCACCACGGGCGACCGGATCCGGCTGGCCGACACGGACCTGCTCGTCGAGATCGAGGAGGACCGCTCGGGCGGCCCCGGACACGCGGGCGACGAGGCGGTGTTCGGCGGCGGCAAGGTGATCCGGGAGTCGATGGGCCAGGCCCGCACCACCCGCGCCGAGGGCGCGCCCGACACCGTCATCACCGGGGCCGTCGTCATCGACCACTGGGGCGTCGTCAAGGCCGACATCGGCATCCGGGACGGCCGGATCACCGGCATCGGCAAGGCCGGGAACCCGGACACCATGGACGGCGTCCACCCCGACCTGGTGATCGGCCCGGAGACCGAGATCATCGCGGGCAACGGGAAGCTGCTCACGGCCGGAGCGGTCGACGCCCATGTCCACTTCATCTCGCCGACCCTCATCGACCAGGCGCTCTCCAGCGGCATCACCACCCTCGTCGGCGGCGGCACCGGCCCCGCCGAGGGCAGCAAGGCCACCACCGTCACCCCGGGGCCCTGGCACCTGGCCCGGATGTTCGAGGCGCTGGAGACCTTCCCGGTCAACATCGGGCTGCTCGGCAAGGGCAACACGATGTCGCAGGAGGCCATGCACTCCCAACTGCGCGGCGGCGCACTGGGATTCAAGATCCACGAGGACTGGGGCGCGACGCCCGCCGTCATCGACGCCTGTCTCACCGTCTGCGAGCGGACGGGCGCGCAGCTCGCCATCCACACGGACACCCTCAACGAGGCCGGGTTCGTCGCCGACACCCTCGCCGCCATCGCCGGCCGGACGATCCACGCGTACCACACCGAGGGGGCGGGCGGCGGACACGCGCCCGACATCATCGGCGTGGTCTCCGAGCCGTACGTCCTGCCCAGCTCCACCAACCCCACCCGGCCGCACACCGTCAACACCATCGAGGAACACCTCGACATGCTGATGGTCTGCCACCACCTGAACCCCGCCGTCCCCGAGGACCTGGCCTTCGCGGAGTCCCGGATCCGGCCCTCCACCATCGCGGCCGAGGACATCCTGCACGACCTCGGGGCCATCTCGATCATCTCCTCGGACTCCCAGGCCATGGGGCGGATCGGCGAGGTGGTCCTGCGGACCTGGCAGACCGCCCACGTCATGAAGAAGCGGCGCGGAGCCCTGCCCGGGGACGGACGGGCCGACAACCACCGGGTCCGTCGCTATGTCGCCAAATACACCATCAACCCGGCCGTCGCCCAAGGACTGGACCGGGAGATCGGCTCCGTGGAGACCGGCAAGCTCGCCGACCTCGTCCTCTGGGACCCGGCGTTCTTCGGCGTGAAGCCGCAGACCGTCATCAAGGGCGGCCAGATCGCGTACGCGCAGATGGGCGACGCCAACGCCTCCATCCCGACGCCCCAGCCGGTCCTGCCCCGGCCGATGTTCGGCGCCCTGGGACGCGCGGCCGCCCACAGCTCGTTCAACTTCGTCTCCGCCGCGGCGATCGAGGACGGGCTGCCCGAACGCCTCGCCCTGCACAAGCGGTTCGTGCCGATCACCAGTACCCGGGGGGTCACCAAGGCGGACATGCGGGAGAACGACGCCGTGCCGCAGGTCCACGTCGACCCCGACAGCTTCGCCGTCACGATCGACGGCGACCCGGTCGAGCCGGCGCCCGCGGCGGAACTGCCCATGGCCCAGCGTTACTTCCTCTTCTGA
- a CDS encoding urease accessory protein UreD yields the protein MSVRATARLRAEPDGRGGTVLPVLVSDGPLALRRTRSPRAAYARVTVVGAMSAPLNGDRLAIGADVADGARLTVDSAAATVALPGPRADTGPSTYGLDLTAGEGAVLHWLPEQLVSAHGSDLHQTTRVRLAPTARLLLREEQILGRHGEPTGALTTRLTVHRAGRPLLDQQLAYGPGAPEGWDGPAVLGGHRAVGQLLLVDPVFEDAPLPARLLGPTAALTPLAGPAVLVTAVAADARLLRGILDGAMRELLDGPKAEHDTG from the coding sequence GTGAGCGTCCGCGCGACGGCCCGGCTGCGCGCCGAGCCCGACGGGCGGGGCGGGACCGTCCTGCCCGTCCTCGTCAGCGACGGGCCGCTCGCCCTGCGCCGCACCCGCTCGCCGCGGGCCGCGTACGCCCGGGTCACCGTCGTCGGCGCGATGAGCGCCCCGCTGAACGGCGACCGGCTGGCGATCGGGGCGGACGTCGCGGACGGGGCGCGGCTCACCGTGGACTCGGCGGCGGCCACCGTGGCCCTCCCGGGCCCACGGGCGGACACCGGCCCGTCCACGTACGGGCTGGACCTGACCGCGGGGGAGGGGGCCGTGCTGCACTGGCTCCCCGAACAGCTCGTCTCCGCCCACGGCAGCGACCTCCACCAGACCACCCGGGTCCGACTCGCCCCCACCGCCCGCCTGCTGCTGCGCGAGGAACAGATCCTCGGCCGCCACGGCGAGCCCACCGGCGCGCTCACCACCCGGCTCACCGTCCACCGCGCGGGCCGCCCGCTCCTGGACCAGCAACTGGCCTACGGGCCCGGCGCCCCCGAGGGCTGGGACGGCCCCGCCGTCCTCGGCGGCCACCGGGCCGTCGGCCAACTGCTCCTCGTCGACCCGGTCTTCGAGGACGCCCCGCTCCCCGCGCGGCTCCTCGGGCCGACCGCCGCCCTCACCCCGCTCGCCGGCCCGGCGGTCCTGGTGACCGCCGTGGCCGCCGACGCCCGCCTGCTGCGCGGGATCCTGGACGGGGCGATGCGCGAGCTGCTGGACGGGCCGAAGGCCGAGCACGACACGGGGTGA
- a CDS encoding NAD-dependent epimerase/dehydratase family protein — MSRGHAWVLGATGQIGRAAVRALAADGWEVTAASRGGGRDEGWDAGVRAVALDRDEEGALGRALGDGCDVLVDMVAYDGAHARQLTGLAGRIGSAVVISSGAVYEDDRGRSFDTQASTDGFPRYPVPLPETWRTVAPGDATYGTRKILLERELLAAGGELPVTLLRAGAVHGPHCRTPRELYVVKRLVDGRRRRVFAYGGKSRFHPVHVSNAAELIRLAAGNPGSRVLNAADPEAPTVAEIASAIDDVLGRETETVLIDGASPEGQVGVTPWSGAHPVVYDMTSAEEQLGYRPVTGYVESLPETVEWLAGQLAERDWREAFPKMLKNYGAWLFDYAAEDAWLEAYDRGRR, encoded by the coding sequence ATGAGCAGAGGACACGCATGGGTGCTGGGTGCGACGGGCCAGATCGGGCGGGCCGCGGTGCGGGCGCTGGCCGCGGACGGCTGGGAGGTCACCGCGGCCTCGCGCGGCGGCGGCCGGGACGAGGGGTGGGACGCCGGGGTCAGGGCGGTGGCGCTCGACCGGGACGAGGAGGGGGCGCTCGGCCGGGCGCTGGGCGACGGCTGTGACGTGCTGGTCGACATGGTGGCGTACGACGGCGCGCACGCCCGGCAGCTGACGGGGCTGGCCGGCCGGATCGGGTCGGCCGTCGTGATCTCCAGCGGGGCGGTGTACGAGGACGACCGGGGCCGCAGCTTCGACACGCAGGCTTCGACCGACGGTTTCCCCCGCTATCCCGTGCCGCTGCCGGAGACCTGGCGCACGGTGGCGCCGGGGGACGCCACGTACGGGACGCGGAAGATCCTGCTGGAACGGGAGCTGCTGGCGGCGGGCGGGGAACTGCCGGTGACGCTGCTGCGCGCGGGCGCGGTCCACGGTCCGCACTGCCGCACACCGCGCGAGCTGTACGTGGTGAAGCGGCTGGTCGACGGGCGTCGGCGCCGGGTGTTCGCGTACGGCGGGAAGAGCCGCTTCCATCCGGTCCATGTGTCCAACGCGGCGGAGCTGATCCGGCTGGCCGCCGGGAATCCGGGCTCCCGCGTGCTGAACGCGGCGGACCCCGAGGCCCCCACGGTCGCGGAGATCGCGTCGGCGATCGACGACGTCCTCGGGCGGGAGACGGAGACGGTGCTGATCGACGGCGCTTCCCCGGAAGGGCAGGTCGGGGTGACACCGTGGAGCGGCGCCCACCCGGTGGTCTACGACATGACGTCGGCCGAGGAGCAGCTCGGGTACCGCCCGGTGACCGGGTACGTGGAGTCGCTGCCGGAGACGGTCGAGTGGCTCGCCGGACAGCTGGCGGAGCGCGACTGGCGGGAGGCGTTCCCGAAGATGCTCAAGAACTACGGCGCATGGCTCTTCGACTACGCGGCGGAGGACGCCTGGCTGGAGGCGTACGACCGGGGGCGGCGCTGA
- the ureG gene encoding urease accessory protein UreG, translated as MHLGHSHDGPAAVSADATRPDGTRRALRIGLGGPVGSGKTATVAALCRELRDRLSIAVVTNDIYTQEDAAFLLRNAVLPPERIQAVETGACPHTAIRDDISANLEAVEDLEDAVGPLDLILVESGGDNLTATFSKGLVDAQIFVIDVAGGDDIPRKGGPGVTSADLLVVNKTDLAPYVGSDLERMALDAKKQRGELPVAFTSLTSAEGVGPVADWVRAQLAAWAA; from the coding sequence ATGCACCTCGGCCACTCCCACGACGGCCCCGCCGCCGTCAGCGCCGACGCCACCCGCCCCGACGGCACCCGGCGTGCCCTGCGCATCGGGCTCGGCGGTCCCGTCGGCTCCGGCAAGACGGCCACCGTCGCCGCCCTCTGCCGCGAACTGCGCGACCGGCTCTCCATCGCCGTCGTCACCAACGACATCTACACCCAGGAGGACGCCGCCTTCCTCCTGCGCAACGCGGTCCTGCCGCCCGAGCGGATCCAGGCCGTCGAGACCGGGGCATGCCCGCACACCGCGATCCGCGACGACATCTCCGCCAACCTCGAAGCCGTCGAGGACCTGGAGGACGCGGTCGGCCCGCTCGACCTGATCCTCGTCGAGTCCGGCGGCGACAATCTCACCGCGACCTTCTCCAAGGGGCTGGTCGACGCGCAGATCTTCGTCATCGACGTCGCGGGCGGCGACGACATCCCGCGCAAGGGCGGCCCCGGCGTCACCAGCGCCGACCTCCTGGTCGTCAACAAGACCGACCTCGCCCCCTACGTCGGCTCCGACCTGGAGCGGATGGCCCTCGACGCCAAGAAGCAGCGCGGCGAACTCCCCGTCGCCTTCACCTCGCTGACCTCGGCGGAAGGCGTCGGCCCGGTCGCCGACTGGGTGCGGGCACAGCTCGCCGCCTGGGCCGCGTGA
- a CDS encoding urease accessory protein UreF: protein MSRAALLVLADGRFPAGGHAHSGGAEPAVAEGRVLDADSLADFCRGRLHTTGLTAAALAAAAAHGLDPLALDEAADARTPSPALRATARKLGRQMMRAARATWPGPELDALAAARPRGAHQPVVLGLTARSAGLGPVDAAHCVAYETVSGPATAVVRLLSLDPYHATAVLARLAPELDRVAEQAAEAARRGIDALPAASAPLLDITAEAHAAWPVRLFAS, encoded by the coding sequence ATGTCACGCGCAGCACTTCTCGTCCTGGCCGACGGCCGGTTCCCCGCCGGAGGGCACGCCCACTCCGGCGGCGCCGAACCGGCCGTCGCCGAGGGACGCGTCCTCGACGCCGACTCCCTCGCCGACTTCTGCCGGGGCCGGCTGCACACCACGGGCCTCACCGCCGCCGCCCTCGCCGCCGCGGCGGCCCACGGCCTCGACCCGCTCGCCCTCGACGAGGCCGCCGACGCCCGTACGCCCTCGCCCGCCCTGCGGGCCACCGCGCGCAAGCTCGGCCGGCAGATGATGCGGGCCGCCCGCGCCACCTGGCCGGGCCCCGAACTGGACGCGCTCGCGGCGGCCCGGCCGCGCGGCGCCCACCAGCCGGTCGTCCTCGGGCTCACCGCACGGTCGGCGGGTCTGGGCCCCGTGGACGCCGCCCACTGTGTCGCGTACGAGACCGTCAGCGGCCCCGCCACCGCCGTCGTCCGGCTCCTCTCCCTCGACCCCTACCACGCCACCGCCGTACTCGCCCGGCTCGCCCCCGAGCTGGACCGGGTCGCCGAACAGGCCGCCGAGGCCGCCCGGCGGGGCATCGACGCCCTGCCCGCCGCCTCGGCACCGCTCCTCGACATCACCGCCGAGGCGCACGCCGCCTGGCCGGTCCGCCTCTTCGCCTCGTAG
- a CDS encoding urease subunit beta, which produces MIPGEILYGDGDIPVNEGRTVTRLTVLNAADRPVQVGSHYHFAEANPGLRFDRAAARGLRLHIAAGTAVRFEPGIPVDVELVPLAGRRVVPGLRGESGGALDA; this is translated from the coding sequence ATGATTCCCGGAGAGATCCTGTACGGGGACGGGGACATCCCCGTCAACGAGGGGCGGACCGTCACCCGCCTCACCGTCCTCAACGCCGCCGACCGCCCCGTCCAGGTCGGCTCCCACTACCACTTCGCCGAGGCCAACCCCGGGCTGCGCTTCGACCGCGCCGCCGCCCGCGGGCTGCGGCTGCACATCGCCGCCGGCACGGCGGTCCGCTTCGAACCCGGCATCCCCGTCGATGTCGAACTCGTCCCCCTCGCCGGCCGCCGCGTCGTCCCCGGCCTGCGCGGCGAATCCGGAGGTGCCCTCGATGCCTGA
- a CDS encoding urease subunit gamma: MQLTPHEQERLLIHVAADVAEKRRTRGLRLNHPEAVALITAHLLEGARDGRTVAELMVSGRKLLTRDEVMEGIPEMLHDVQVEATFPDGTKLVTVHDPIV, translated from the coding sequence GTGCAACTGACCCCGCACGAGCAGGAGCGTCTGCTCATCCATGTGGCCGCCGACGTGGCCGAGAAGCGCCGGACACGCGGGCTGCGGCTCAATCACCCCGAGGCCGTCGCCCTGATCACCGCACATCTGCTGGAAGGTGCCCGGGACGGCCGCACCGTCGCCGAACTCATGGTTTCCGGACGTAAGTTGCTCACCCGGGACGAGGTCATGGAAGGCATCCCCGAGATGCTCCACGACGTCCAGGTCGAGGCGACCTTCCCGGACGGCACGAAGCTCGTCACCGTCCACGACCCGATCGTCTGA